CACAAAAAAGACAAATAGTGCGAGACCGTTTATCAGGTAACAATGCCGGAGAGATAACTATAGCTCAGGGTGTAGCGGGCACTTCCGTTTTACTACCAAAGGGAAACTTTTATAGCGTTGATACTGATTTGCCGTCAACCCGTTTTGATTCAGTTCTTTTATTTGCTCGTTACTATAACAGCGTTAACGCTGAGAGAGATAGTGCTTTTGGGTATGGATGGAGTCATAGGTTTGACGTACAGGTTACAGAGTTCAGAAGAGGGATAGAGGTGAAATGGGCTGATGGGAGCACCCATTTTTATAAACGTAAAGGAAAGAGGTATATAAAGCCAAAGGGTATATATAACGATCTGGTAGTAAAAGATAATGGGAGTTTATACATTATCACCCCTGATAAGAGAACCTATGCTTTTGACTCACCGCAAAACCGACAGCTTGCGACAATATCGGATTTAAATGGCATTTGCTATACAGTTAGCCACAATATGGTAAGTGGTAAAGCTGTTAAAGTTACTGACCGGTGGGGTGACTGGGTGGCATTTACCTACAATAGGGCAGGTAAAATCTCCGAGGTAAACGACTCAATCGGAAGAAAAGTTATCTATCATTATGACTCAGAGGGAAGAATGCTGTCAAAGGTTCGTGGTGTAATGGGTGATCCTGTGACGTATTCCTATGATCAGAGAAAAAACCTCATCGAAAAAAAGTATTCGGATGGGGTAACAGTGAAGATGAAGTACGATAAAAAACACCGTGTTATAGAGCAAGGCAACCAGAATACACAGAGCGTGTATGCATTCAGGTATAGTGATGAGGAAAAGAAAATAGAATATTACGAAGGGGAACAGAAAAAAAGCCTCATTTTTTACAATAATGACAATAAGATCGTAAGAGAAATAGATGCAAAAAAGAAATATAGTGAAAACGCATACAATAAAAAAGGTAACTTGGTACGGCACAAAGATGAAAATGGAAACGTGTATCGATATCGGTATGATGAAAAAGGCAACATCATTGAAGTAATAGACCCGTTAAAATATCGAATGCAGTATGGATACAGCAAGAAGAACGACCGGTGCCAATGGCATATAAATAAAAACAGCTATAAAACAAAGTTTCGTTATGATTCTCGCGATAATCTGATAGAGACAATTGATGCCCAGGGCGCTAAAACAGTAATGCTTAATAATCGGCATGGATTACCGACAAATATTACCAATCCCTTGGGTACGGTAACATTGTGCACCTATAACAAAAGAGGAAATATTAGAGAAATTGTAAAATATTTTGGTAGCAGCTTAAAGGAAAAAGATACTGTTGTATCCCAGTATAAAAATGATGCACTAGGTAATGTTACCGAATATATTGATCCGAAAGGGAACAAGACTATATATAATTATAACCTAAAGGGAAAGCTTGTCGAAATTCAGAAAATAGTACCAGCCGGAAAAAAGACCCTTATAAAAAAGACATATGACCAGTTTGATAATGTAGTTTCTATAGAAGACGTCTCAGGAAATATTACCAAATATTCATACACCAAAGACTGGTGGCGTAATGTTTCAGAAGTAGAAAATGCATTGGGTGCAAAGACCTGCTACATGTATAATTCTTATGGTAATGTGATAAAAAGAATTGATGCATTAGGCGGTGAAACACTATATACCTATGATGTTCTTTCCAGAATAATACAGGTGCAATTTCCCGGGGCAAACACTAAAAAGTATGCATATGATGCTGTTGGCAATCTCGTTAGCGTAACAGACGGTAACGACAATAAAACACGATATTTGTATGACAAAGATAACAGAATTACAGCAGTGATTGGTGCTGCGAATATCGGGACCAGGTATATCTACGATCCAGCCGGCAATATCGCAAAAGTAATAGATGCAAAAGGCCGTGAAAATGTTTTTGTCTACGACAAGGTTGGGAGGCAGCTTTTTACGCTGAACGAGTTTGGTGTTAAGACGCAATTTGTTTACGATATGATGGGCAATGTTGTTTCAAAACGAGACGGGAACAATAATGAAACAAAATATGCATATGATCCTTTGGGGAGAGTAATAAAAATTTCCTA
This region of Candidatus Ancaeobacter aquaticus genomic DNA includes:
- a CDS encoding RHS repeat-associated core domain-containing protein, which codes for MEIKKTVLKLAVCSIFLTLFNPTAIYSYDFTSKDKQRPCIEQTSVNIQKNKHTWNAQKRQIVRDRLSGNNAGEITIAQGVAGTSVLLPKGNFYSVDTDLPSTRFDSVLLFARYYNSVNAERDSAFGYGWSHRFDVQVTEFRRGIEVKWADGSTHFYKRKGKRYIKPKGIYNDLVVKDNGSLYIITPDKRTYAFDSPQNRQLATISDLNGICYTVSHNMVSGKAVKVTDRWGDWVAFTYNRAGKISEVNDSIGRKVIYHYDSEGRMLSKVRGVMGDPVTYSYDQRKNLIEKKYSDGVTVKMKYDKKHRVIEQGNQNTQSVYAFRYSDEEKKIEYYEGEQKKSLIFYNNDNKIVREIDAKKKYSENAYNKKGNLVRHKDENGNVYRYRYDEKGNIIEVIDPLKYRMQYGYSKKNDRCQWHINKNSYKTKFRYDSRDNLIETIDAQGAKTVMLNNRHGLPTNITNPLGTVTLCTYNKRGNIREIVKYFGSSLKEKDTVVSQYKNDALGNVTEYIDPKGNKTIYNYNLKGKLVEIQKIVPAGKKTLIKKTYDQFDNVVSIEDVSGNITKYSYTKDWWRNVSEVENALGAKTCYMYNSYGNVIKRIDALGGETLYTYDVLSRIIQVQFPGANTKKYAYDAVGNLVSVTDGNDNKTRYLYDKDNRITAVIGAANIGTRYIYDPAGNIAKVIDAKGRENVFVYDKVGRQLFTLNEFGVKTQFVYDMMGNVVSKRDGNNNETKYAYDPLGRVIKISYDNQSPVVYVYDKNNNVISIGNGKKKKDIKISYDEMNRKKTVVTTRTKLEYAYDLVGNVQQMKVGTLHDVTYAYDALNRIQKITTGAHACAFTYDLLNRLISRSFPNGITTAYQYDKNGNIISIKASNHEKKKLLENVYTYDNAGNKKSMTTASGTVIYAYDKNDQIIEASYSDGEKERYAYDVNRNRIKSVLTGNVDTGTVKAHMGYDYNEANQLVSLTSRIGFSGEPNKTVYEYDDSGNLIKETSPDGEIIYTYTTDNKLEKVSKFNKIKAEFEYDLLGRRIAKIEGDGRVCYTYNGLEKAVEYGKEGEIKAFYITGFCLDIPLVTLLQNTGVMHTYFQDALGSVTAVFNKDAAIIKRYTYTPFGYSTLQPKRFGFTAREYDRSTGLYYYRARYYNPLLGRFIQPDPLGMPDGTNRYIYCLNKNSKDRTFLCDCFRNQ